Proteins co-encoded in one Acidovorax sp. 69 genomic window:
- a CDS encoding glycosyltransferase produces MNAFLSPSRSLVVSVVSHGHGPLVQNLLNDLARLSAVTIVRVVLTQNLPEAEPEAPATGWPFVLQVVRNKVPVGFGANHNRALAGATEPFVCVLNPDVGLNGQDPFAALAQAAGQPGVGCAYPTQLDERGHLQDSERELPTPRALWRRRFLGCRETRVDWVNAACLVLPQAVWQAVRGFDEAYFMYCEDVDLCLRIRLAGWALVRVPVQVVHVGQRASHRRWRHLQWHVRSLVRLWRSPVYGQACLLLRGGVAGTGTIGRS; encoded by the coding sequence ATGAACGCCTTTCTTTCCCCGTCGCGCAGTCTTGTGGTCTCCGTGGTCAGTCACGGCCATGGGCCATTGGTGCAGAACTTGTTGAACGATCTGGCTCGCCTGTCTGCTGTCACGATAGTGCGCGTGGTGCTGACGCAGAATCTGCCAGAGGCGGAGCCTGAGGCGCCTGCCACGGGGTGGCCGTTTGTATTACAAGTGGTTAGAAACAAAGTGCCCGTGGGGTTTGGTGCCAATCACAACCGCGCACTGGCCGGTGCGACAGAGCCCTTTGTTTGTGTGCTGAATCCGGATGTGGGTTTGAACGGGCAGGATCCGTTTGCCGCTTTGGCCCAGGCCGCCGGGCAACCGGGCGTGGGGTGTGCTTACCCGACCCAGCTGGATGAACGTGGCCATCTGCAAGACAGCGAGCGCGAATTGCCCACGCCCCGGGCGCTCTGGCGCCGTCGTTTTCTGGGGTGTCGCGAGACTCGGGTGGATTGGGTGAATGCTGCCTGTCTGGTATTGCCTCAGGCCGTGTGGCAAGCTGTCCGAGGATTTGACGAAGCGTATTTCATGTATTGCGAAGACGTAGATCTGTGCCTGCGTATACGACTTGCAGGTTGGGCGCTGGTTCGCGTACCCGTGCAGGTGGTGCATGTCGGTCAGCGCGCCAGTCACAGGCGCTGGCGCCATCTACAGTGGCATGTGCGCAGCCTTGTGCGGCTGTGGCGCTCACCGGTATACGGTCAAGCGTGCCTTCTGTTACGGGGCGGAGTGGCAGGCACAGGTACCATCGGGCGCTCATGA
- a CDS encoding methyltransferase domain-containing protein, translating into MTHSMEDLHVYLRHITPGERTSLSVLASLVNNRSTVLDLGCGSGALGQHLSEAKGCTLDGVTLSEAEATHARPHYRRLVVDNLESCDLVATFADQRYDFIVCADVLEHLSRPEQVLEACRQLLLPGGKLLISVPNAGYSGLIAELLEGEFLYREEGLLDRTHLRFFTRKSLARFLGEHRWAPDSIDTIARELPESEFNVAFDRLPPSVARHLLGVPDALTYQFICVAHPTGEATRALEPPVPPPRSPAQALFTTQLYLGRDGHYDEAHKLTASGVIGRERQTLHFELPHSEVPVTQLRLDPADRPGFVHLFRLALRTARGELLWQWASTSDSRSLLASTPHSQIVWQAPMPAASGATLLLLAGDEPWFELPIPPADLSQSASEGATLEVEMGWPMSADYVALSGTVLPLHDHIAQLESTGRDMAGRLNQVQTDLATTQSRNQLLEEANQAASRQRAIWQQEATRLKTDLDELAQHLHNIETSTVFRATRPIVHTKMWLDRLLGRGPQATLHNKPVRTTTPLTPTQHPIDIIVPVYRGLADTRLCVESVLASANQSAWRLIVINDASPEPEVTGWLRERAAQDSRITLLENPENLGFVGTVNRGMALSDSNDVLLLNSDAEVANDWLDRIRRAAYGDSKVASVTPFSNNATICSYPQFCKDNRLPAGYDTARLDALCAQTNPGEVVDIPTGVGFCMYIRRDCLAQVGLFDTENFGKGYGEENDFCQRAAEAGWRNLHLLDTFVLHTGGVSFGDSKSPRERAAMETLRRLHPRYEREVMAFVQADPAQPYRLALDMARIQQAQRPVVLAVLHDRAGGTLRHVRELAQHLSDQATFLTLTPAPDQRVRLELAGKDEGLELLFRLSDQFPDLVQVLNILGVRHIHYHHILGHDPLVLDLPAQLGVDYDFTAHDYYSYCAHISLTGSDNRFAGEPSPGQCACCSPHDPAPMGYGTVADWRHRNRHFLTSARLVIAPSADTARRIAAFAPSARVRAIPHTDMATPGSEGTPLPQAKNLAPDAPLKVVVLGALSAIKGADVLEAAAQEAARTGAPVEFHLLGYGYRHLQTQPRARITVHGAYQDEDLPGLLAWLQPDIVWFPALWPETYSYTLSAALQASLPVAVPDIGAFAERVVGRPWSWVCPWDQEGKQWVRFFTALRTEHFVPGLPPAPPVAQPAPDSRTPWTYQHDYLLGVSVKADAQPPLAAALLAQYLAPKGASARSEALNALAYLRSLPLLRTAARRIPAHWQRRIKNWLQK; encoded by the coding sequence ATGACGCATTCAATGGAAGATTTGCACGTATATCTGCGCCACATCACACCGGGTGAGCGCACCTCACTGTCGGTGTTGGCGAGCTTGGTGAACAACCGGTCAACCGTGCTGGACCTGGGTTGTGGCAGCGGCGCACTCGGACAACACCTGTCAGAGGCAAAGGGCTGCACGCTGGACGGTGTCACCCTGAGCGAAGCAGAAGCCACCCACGCGCGGCCCCACTACCGGCGCTTGGTGGTAGATAACCTGGAGTCATGCGATCTGGTTGCCACCTTTGCCGACCAACGCTACGACTTCATCGTCTGCGCTGATGTGCTGGAACACCTGAGCCGCCCCGAGCAGGTGCTGGAGGCATGCCGCCAATTGCTCCTGCCTGGTGGGAAACTGCTCATTTCCGTGCCCAATGCAGGCTACAGCGGCCTCATTGCCGAATTGCTGGAAGGGGAATTCCTCTACCGCGAAGAAGGCCTGCTGGATCGCACACACCTGCGCTTCTTCACACGCAAGTCGCTGGCACGCTTTCTCGGAGAACACCGCTGGGCCCCGGACTCCATCGACACCATTGCCCGCGAGTTGCCCGAGTCAGAGTTCAATGTCGCCTTTGACCGCCTGCCCCCCTCCGTGGCCAGGCATTTACTGGGTGTGCCCGATGCACTGACCTATCAGTTCATCTGTGTTGCGCATCCAACAGGCGAAGCCACGCGGGCCCTGGAGCCGCCGGTCCCTCCTCCCAGAAGCCCAGCACAAGCGCTGTTCACTACCCAGCTATATCTAGGCCGCGACGGCCACTACGATGAAGCCCACAAGCTCACCGCGTCGGGGGTCATTGGCCGGGAGCGCCAAACCCTGCACTTCGAACTGCCCCACTCTGAAGTACCGGTCACCCAATTGCGCCTGGACCCCGCCGACCGACCAGGATTTGTGCACCTGTTCCGGCTGGCATTGCGAACCGCCCGTGGCGAGCTGCTGTGGCAATGGGCCTCCACCTCCGACTCGCGATCGCTTCTGGCGTCGACCCCCCACAGCCAGATCGTCTGGCAAGCGCCCATGCCAGCGGCATCCGGCGCCACACTGCTATTGCTCGCGGGCGACGAACCGTGGTTCGAACTTCCCATCCCTCCCGCAGATCTGTCACAGAGTGCTTCAGAAGGCGCCACTCTGGAGGTCGAGATGGGCTGGCCCATGTCTGCAGACTACGTGGCCCTGTCTGGCACAGTGCTCCCCTTGCACGATCACATTGCCCAACTGGAAAGCACCGGCCGCGATATGGCCGGCAGGTTGAACCAAGTGCAGACGGATCTCGCCACAACCCAAAGCCGCAATCAGTTGCTGGAAGAGGCCAACCAGGCGGCATCCAGGCAGCGTGCCATCTGGCAACAAGAAGCGACCCGCCTGAAAACCGATCTCGACGAACTGGCCCAGCACCTTCACAACATTGAAACCTCTACCGTGTTCCGCGCTACCCGCCCCATTGTTCACACCAAGATGTGGCTCGACCGGTTGCTGGGCCGTGGGCCGCAGGCAACCCTACACAACAAGCCTGTCCGGACGACCACACCGCTCACACCAACACAGCACCCGATAGACATCATTGTTCCCGTTTACCGAGGACTGGCCGACACCCGCTTGTGCGTCGAATCCGTGCTGGCCAGCGCCAACCAGAGCGCCTGGCGCCTCATCGTCATCAACGACGCCAGCCCCGAGCCTGAGGTCACAGGATGGCTGCGCGAGCGTGCTGCACAAGATAGCCGAATCACCCTGCTGGAGAACCCCGAAAACCTGGGTTTTGTAGGCACCGTCAACCGGGGTATGGCGCTGAGCGACAGCAACGACGTTTTGCTGCTCAACAGCGACGCCGAGGTGGCCAACGACTGGCTGGACCGCATTCGCCGTGCGGCCTATGGCGATAGCAAAGTGGCGTCGGTCACGCCTTTTTCAAACAACGCCACCATCTGCAGCTATCCCCAATTTTGCAAGGACAACCGTTTGCCTGCCGGCTACGACACAGCACGGCTGGATGCCCTGTGCGCCCAAACCAATCCTGGCGAGGTGGTGGACATACCCACAGGCGTAGGTTTTTGCATGTACATCCGGCGTGATTGCCTTGCCCAGGTGGGCCTTTTTGACACCGAGAACTTCGGCAAAGGCTATGGGGAAGAAAACGATTTCTGTCAGCGGGCAGCCGAGGCAGGATGGCGCAATCTGCACCTGCTAGACACTTTCGTGCTGCACACCGGTGGCGTGAGTTTTGGCGACAGCAAGAGCCCACGCGAGCGTGCCGCCATGGAAACCCTGCGACGCCTGCACCCTCGCTACGAGCGCGAGGTCATGGCCTTTGTTCAGGCAGATCCGGCGCAACCATATCGGCTCGCGCTGGATATGGCACGGATACAGCAGGCTCAACGCCCCGTCGTGCTGGCTGTGCTGCACGACCGTGCGGGCGGCACACTTCGCCATGTGCGCGAACTCGCGCAACATTTGAGTGACCAGGCGACTTTCCTCACGCTCACTCCCGCACCAGACCAGCGCGTACGCCTGGAACTGGCTGGCAAGGATGAAGGCCTTGAACTCTTGTTCCGGCTCTCCGACCAGTTCCCAGACCTCGTTCAGGTGCTCAATATCCTGGGCGTGCGGCATATCCACTACCACCACATCCTTGGCCATGATCCGCTGGTTCTGGACCTGCCAGCACAGTTGGGGGTGGACTATGACTTCACCGCGCACGACTACTACAGCTATTGCGCTCACATCTCCCTGACGGGCAGCGACAACCGATTTGCGGGAGAACCCTCCCCCGGGCAGTGCGCTTGTTGCTCCCCGCATGACCCCGCCCCCATGGGCTACGGCACGGTGGCGGACTGGCGGCACCGCAACCGTCACTTTCTGACAAGCGCTCGCCTGGTTATCGCCCCCAGCGCAGACACCGCGCGGCGCATCGCTGCATTTGCCCCCAGTGCGCGTGTGCGGGCTATTCCCCACACCGACATGGCCACGCCTGGCAGCGAGGGAACGCCACTGCCGCAGGCCAAAAATTTGGCCCCGGACGCACCACTGAAAGTGGTGGTCCTCGGCGCTCTCAGTGCCATCAAGGGAGCTGATGTGCTTGAAGCGGCGGCCCAGGAAGCCGCCCGAACAGGTGCGCCTGTGGAGTTCCATCTGCTGGGCTATGGGTACCGCCACCTGCAAACCCAGCCCCGCGCACGGATCACCGTGCATGGCGCCTACCAGGACGAGGACTTGCCGGGGCTGCTGGCTTGGCTGCAACCCGACATAGTCTGGTTCCCCGCCCTCTGGCCTGAAACCTACAGCTATACGCTCAGCGCCGCTTTGCAGGCAAGCTTGCCGGTGGCCGTTCCGGATATCGGCGCATTTGCAGAACGCGTTGTTGGCAGGCCTTGGAGCTGGGTCTGCCCGTGGGACCAGGAAGGAAAGCAATGGGTGCGCTTTTTCACAGCCTTGCGCACCGAGCATTTCGTACCTGGCTTGCCGCCAGCACCCCCGGTCGCCCAACCTGCACCTGATAGCCGTACGCCCTGGACCTACCAGCACGACTATTTGCTGGGCGTGTCGGTCAAAGCAGACGCGCAGCCACCATTGGCTGCCGCGTTGCTGGCCCAATACCTGGCGCCCAAGGGCGCGTCCGCACGCTCTGAGGCACTGAACGCACTCGCTTACCTACGTTCGCTCCCTCTGCTGCGCACTGCAGCCCGCCGCATTCCTGCGCACTGGCAGCGTCGAATCAAGAATTGGCTGCAAAAGTAA
- a CDS encoding tetratricopeptide repeat protein, whose product MNSISDPNLPLIEAARTLIEQGQLAQAADALNQARAQFPNDPRIYMMAGVMSEKAGNVAGAFQLMQTGLSLAPNWAPGIVVLAQLQARQGQYEEASENAATALQLDSETRVVLDGAIDVAQLTGDFALAVRRIRQGLARQPTDAKWRLLLASALGQMEQYDEALALWDGLIADSPEDRAALEGRMHMLLIAGRLEEAALATAHLRALDPTNPVYAYYEARAQGQTPAHQPTELNRQLFDNAAHFFDAQLVQGLNYRLPQQIAKRIIAFYPDRKLNLLDLGCGTGLLGAQLGRLQGRLAGVDLSPKMLDQARRYNLYDTLTVADLHDALSEAEATSYDVVVALDVCIYVGDLSKVIPAVWRTLVPGGRLFFSCESGPEDGPDLFLNRSTERYVHKRSHVESLCRDAGFVVEVENTVLRTQKGQPAHGFVVMARKPS is encoded by the coding sequence ATGAACAGTATTTCCGACCCCAACCTTCCGCTTATCGAGGCCGCCCGCACGCTGATAGAACAAGGCCAACTTGCGCAAGCTGCCGACGCGCTCAATCAAGCACGAGCCCAGTTCCCCAATGACCCACGCATATACATGATGGCAGGGGTCATGTCAGAAAAAGCCGGCAATGTGGCCGGAGCGTTTCAACTCATGCAAACCGGGCTGTCACTCGCCCCCAACTGGGCTCCCGGCATTGTTGTGCTGGCGCAGTTGCAGGCGAGACAGGGACAGTATGAAGAAGCGAGCGAGAACGCCGCCACAGCGCTTCAACTTGACAGCGAGACCCGCGTCGTGCTGGATGGTGCGATTGACGTGGCACAACTCACGGGTGACTTCGCCCTTGCCGTGCGCCGCATCCGGCAAGGTCTGGCCCGGCAACCCACCGACGCCAAGTGGCGTTTGTTGCTCGCCTCCGCCCTGGGTCAGATGGAGCAGTATGACGAGGCCCTTGCTCTCTGGGATGGGCTCATTGCAGACTCGCCCGAGGATCGCGCAGCACTCGAAGGGCGCATGCACATGCTCTTGATTGCAGGGCGCCTGGAAGAAGCTGCTCTCGCGACAGCCCATCTGCGAGCGCTGGACCCCACCAATCCCGTCTACGCCTACTACGAAGCGCGCGCACAAGGACAAACTCCAGCACACCAACCCACCGAACTCAACCGGCAACTTTTCGACAACGCTGCACATTTTTTCGATGCCCAGCTGGTCCAGGGCTTGAACTACAGGTTGCCACAGCAGATTGCCAAGAGGATCATCGCTTTTTATCCGGACAGAAAGCTCAACCTGCTCGACCTAGGCTGCGGAACAGGACTGCTGGGGGCCCAACTGGGCAGGCTACAAGGTCGCCTGGCGGGCGTGGATCTATCCCCCAAAATGCTCGATCAGGCACGCCGCTACAACCTTTACGACACATTGACCGTTGCTGACCTGCACGACGCACTCAGCGAGGCTGAAGCTACTTCCTACGATGTAGTCGTCGCACTGGATGTCTGCATTTATGTGGGCGACTTGAGTAAAGTCATTCCTGCAGTATGGCGCACCCTGGTGCCAGGTGGAAGACTGTTTTTCTCATGCGAAAGTGGGCCAGAGGATGGACCTGACCTCTTCCTGAATCGGTCTACCGAACGGTACGTCCACAAGCGCAGCCATGTCGAGAGCCTGTGCCGGGATGCCGGATTTGTGGTGGAAGTCGAAAACACCGTGCTGCGTACCCAAAAGGGCCAGCCCGCGCATGGCTTTGTAGTCATGGCACGCAAGCCCTCGTGA